TGGGGGAGACCGTCACCGCCAATTGCATTGCCGCCGAGCAGATGTCGGTGTCCGGGAGGTTCCAGGCCGTGGTGTCGATGTCCATGTCGTCATGGTGCTCGGCCTGCGGTGACCGCGATAGTGGCCAGATGGCCATCCTCCGCTGAAATCTGGCCACGGCGGCGTCGTCGCTGGTGGAAAAACCGCACGAAATCGCGTGTTTAACCGCACACCGAAAAAAGTCGCATGCCAGATGCAGGATTTGTAGCGTCATCGCCATGCAACTCACCCGGTTCACCGATCTGGGGCTGCGCACCATGATGCTGCTGGCCGCGGGTGATGCGGCCGACCGCCGCATCACCACCCGCACCATCGCCGTCGGCGCGAGCGCATCCGAGCATCACATCGCCAAAGCCGTGGCGCGTCTTGTCGAACTGGGCATGGTCAACGCCCGCCGTGGCCGGGTGGGCGGGCTCTCGCTGACCGAAGACGGTCGCACGGTGTCGGTGGGCTGGCTGGTGCGCCGGCTGGAAGGGGACGCCGAAGTCATCGACTGCGACGGCGGCAGCCCGTGCCCGCTGATCGCCGGGTGCCGGCTGCGCCGGGTGCTCGCCGAGGCCAAGGAGGCCTTCTACCGCGCACTGGACAACCACACCCTCGAAGACCTGGCCGGCAGCGGCTTGCTGCCGGTCGTGACCATCCCGCTGGAAAGGACCACCACATGACCGTCGTCGCTGCCCCCGAGGAACTGCAGCCCGCCCACGCCGAGATCGTCACGGCCACGCTGCCCTTGATCGGGGCCAACATCGATGCGATCACCCGGGCCTTCTACCGGCGGCTCTTCGATGCCCACCCGGCGCTGATCCGCAACCTGTTCAACCGGGGCAACCAGGCCCAGGGTGCCCAGCAGCGTGCCCTGGCCGCGTCGATCGCGACGTTCGCGACCCACCTGGTGAACCCCGACCTGCCGCACCCGGCCGAACTGCTGTCCCGGATCGGGCACAAGCACGCCTCGCTGGGGGTGACCGCCGAGCAGTACCCGATCGTGCACGAGCACCTGTTCGCAGGGATCGTCGAGGTGCTCGGCGCCGACACCGTCACCGCCGAGGTGGCCGAGGCCTGGGACCGGGTCTACTGGATCATGGCGCAGACGCTGATCGACCTGGAACACGCGCTCTACGCCGAGGCCGGGGTGCCCGACGGGGATGTCTACCGTCGCGCGCAGGTGAGCGCCCGGGTCGACGACCCGTCCGGGGCGGTGCTGGTGACGGTCACCGGCGTGGACGCCGATTTCGGTGCGGGACAATACGTTTCGGTGGGCGTGACGCTGCCGGACGGGGCCCGTCAGCTGCGGCAGTACAGCCTGGTCAACAAGGGTGGCACCGGTGAGCTGACGTTCGCGGTCAAGCCCGCCGGCGAGGTGTCGGAGTGGATCCGGGACAACCTGCGGGTCGGCGATCAGCTCGACATCACGCTGCCGTTCGGTGATCTGCCCGCCCCGGCGCCGGGTGTCCCGCTGGTGCTCATCTCGGCCGGTATCGGAATCACCCCGATGATCTCGATCCTGGAGACGCTGGACGCCGACGCCCGGGTGCAGGTGCTGCACGCCGACCGCAGCAGCCAGGCCCACCCGTTGCGGGAGCGTCAGCGCGAACTGCTGGCCGACCTGCCCCACGCGACGCTGGACGTCTGGTACGAGGACGGCGGTGACGGTGCCCACCCCGGGTTCCTGACCCTGGACGGGATCGTGCTGCCGGCCGACGCCGAGGTGTACCTGTGCGGCGCGGACGGCTTCGTGCGGGCGGTGCGGGACCAGCTGCTGGCCCGTGGCGTGACCCGGGTGCACTGCGAGCTGTTCAGCCCCAACGACTGGCTGCTGTCCTAGTTCGCAGCGCGATACTGAACCCACGTAGGTCCGGACAGCTGGACGCCTACGTGGGTTCAGTCGCATGTGCCGGCAGTTATCCACAGGGCGGCTGCGATGTCCGGCTCTGTCGGTCGGGGGTGCCAGCATCCGGCCATGGGGGTTGTGATCGGCAGTGAGGCATTGGCCGCGGGCAGGGTGACCCGGCACGGGTTGCGGACGCGCTACACGCGGCTCTTCCCGGACGTGTACGGCCCGGCGAACCCCTCGGTCTGGGATAAGGCGCGCGCGGCGTGGCTCTGGTCGGGCAGGCGCGGGGTCGTCGCGGGTGTGGCGGCATCAGCGCTGCACCATGCGAAATGGGTCGATGACGACGTCCCGATCGAACTGCTGTGGCGCAACACCCATCCGCCCGCGGGCTTGATCGTCCGCAATGAGGGCTACACCGCTGAGGACGGTGACGCCGACGCGGTGGGGCGGGTCGCGACCGCCTTGTTCAGGCGTGGGTGGCGTGCCGCGTAGACGTGGTTTCAGTCTGGTGGGGGATCGGGCTCGCTGGGCTGAAGTCAGGTAGTGCTGGGGCACGAACCGTCGACCTGGCTTCAGTCTGGGCGGCGCGGAGGCGTGCGGGAGCCCGAAAAAGGCCCCAAAACCGGCCAACTACCAGGCGTTTTGGCTCCACCGACGCCGGGAATGTACCCTCTTTAAGGCCCTACGGCCGAAGGTAGTGCAGGCCCCCTTAGCTCAGTCGGTAGAGCGTTTCCATGGTAAGGAAAAGGTCAACGGTTCGATTCCGTTAGGGGGCTCGGTAGACGCCCGGCGGCTCCCGCCCGCGTCGATCGGGGCGGTGTAGCTCAGCTGGTTAGAGCGCACGACTCATAATCGTGAGGTCGGGGGATCGAGTCCCCCCACCGCTACAGGTAGAACAACGAGAGGCAAGAGACGTGGCGTCGAGTACCGACGTACGGCCGAAGATCACTTTGGCCTGCGAGGTGTGCAAGCACCGTAACTACATCACCAAGAAGAACCGGCGGAACGATCCCGATCGCCTGGAGATCAAGAAGTTCTGCCCGAACTGCGGTCACCACCAGCCCCACAAAGAGTCGCGTTAACTCTTAGTCGTGACTCTGTCGGAGAAGATCGTCGGGAGGCATTTCCGGTATTCCGACGCCTACGAGGTCGGTCGCGAGAAGATCCGCGAACACGCCCTCGCCGTCAAGAACGACGATGCGTTCTACTTCGATGAGGCTGTCGCCGCCGAGCTCGGGCATGACTCGCTGCCGGCGCCGCTGACGTTCATCTGCATCTTCGGTTACACGGCTCAGTTGGCTTTCTTCGAAGACGCGGGAATCAGCATCAAGGACGCTCAGATCGTCCAGGTGGATCAGGCGCTGAAATTCCTACGGCCCATCCGGGCCGGCGACAAATTGTATTGCGACGTCTACGTGGACTCGGTCCGGCAGGCGCACGGCACCGACATCATCGTCACCAAGAACATCATCACCAATGACAGCGGTGACATCGTTCAGGAGGCCTACACGACCCTCGCGGGGCGTTCAGGCGACGGAGAAGAGGGTTTTTCAGATGGCACTGCGTGAATTCAGTTCGGTCAGCGTCGGCGACACCCTTCCCGAGAAGGTGATCCCGCTGACCCGCCAGGACCTGGTGAACTACGCCGGCGTGTCCGGCGATTTGAACCCGATCCACTGGGACGACGAGATCGCCAAGCAGGTCGGTCTGGACACCGCCATCGCGCACGGCATGCTCACCATGGGCCTCGGTGGCGGCTACGTCACCTCCTGGGTGGGTGACCCGGCCGCGGTGACCGAGTACAACGTGCGGTTCACCGCTGTGGTGCCGGTCCCCAACGACGGTGTGGGCGCCGAGATCGTGTTCAACGGCCGGGTGAAGTCCGTCGACCCGGAGGCCAAGTCCGTGACGATCGCCATCTCCGCGACCACCGGCGGGAAGAAGATCTTCGGCCGCGCCATCGCGACCGCGAAGTTGGCCTGATATGGCGTTGAAGGCAGACATCCTCGGGATGGTCTACAAGTACCCCGAGGTCTTCGTGGTGGGCCGCGAACAGGTCAAGCAGTTCGCCCTGGCCGTGAAGTCTCCCGATCCCGCCTCGTTGTCCGAGGAGGCCGCTGCCGAGCTCGGCCACGATTCGCTGGTGGCGGGCCCGACGTTCGTCTCGATCGTCGCGCTGCTGGTGCAGCAGGACTTCTTCCGCAACGTGGATGTCGGCATGGAGACCATGCAGATCATCCAGGTCGATCAGCGGTTCGTGTACCACCGGCCGATCCGGGCCGGCGACCGCCTGCATGCCGAGCTGGAGGTCAAGTCGGTGGAGAGCCGGTTCGGCGCCGACATCGTGGTGACGCGCAACGTGCTGACCGACGATGACGGCGGGCTGATCATGGAGGCGTTCACCACGCTGATGGGTCACGAGGGCGACAACTCGGTGTCGGTGCGTTACGACCGCGAGACCGGCCAGGTCTTGCGGGCGGCAGCAGGGGATTAGCAAGTAGTACTTGGGCCGTTGTACACTCGGCTCTCGGGGTTTTCCCACTACAGCGCGCTGTCCGTCGGTTCGGAAATCGGCCGGTCGGGGAGCGCGTCACTGTGTGAGGCCTCGAACGAAGGGGCGTAGCTCAATTGGCAGAGCAGCGGTCTCCAAAACCGCAGGTTGCAGGTTCAAGTCCTGTCGCCCCTGCTCAACTGAATACTCGACAAGTGTGGACACTGGAAGGTGACCACACGTAACC
This region of Mycolicibacterium diernhoferi genomic DNA includes:
- a CDS encoding RrF2 family transcriptional regulator produces the protein MQLTRFTDLGLRTMMLLAAGDAADRRITTRTIAVGASASEHHIAKAVARLVELGMVNARRGRVGGLSLTEDGRTVSVGWLVRRLEGDAEVIDCDGGSPCPLIAGCRLRRVLAEAKEAFYRALDNHTLEDLAGSGLLPVVTIPLERTTT
- a CDS encoding globin domain-containing protein, yielding MTVVAAPEELQPAHAEIVTATLPLIGANIDAITRAFYRRLFDAHPALIRNLFNRGNQAQGAQQRALAASIATFATHLVNPDLPHPAELLSRIGHKHASLGVTAEQYPIVHEHLFAGIVEVLGADTVTAEVAEAWDRVYWIMAQTLIDLEHALYAEAGVPDGDVYRRAQVSARVDDPSGAVLVTVTGVDADFGAGQYVSVGVTLPDGARQLRQYSLVNKGGTGELTFAVKPAGEVSEWIRDNLRVGDQLDITLPFGDLPAPAPGVPLVLISAGIGITPMISILETLDADARVQVLHADRSSQAHPLRERQRELLADLPHATLDVWYEDGGDGAHPGFLTLDGIVLPADAEVYLCGADGFVRAVRDQLLARGVTRVHCELFSPNDWLLS
- the rpmG gene encoding 50S ribosomal protein L33; protein product: MASSTDVRPKITLACEVCKHRNYITKKNRRNDPDRLEIKKFCPNCGHHQPHKESR
- the hadA gene encoding (3R)-hydroxyacyl-ACP dehydratase subunit HadA; this encodes MTLSEKIVGRHFRYSDAYEVGREKIREHALAVKNDDAFYFDEAVAAELGHDSLPAPLTFICIFGYTAQLAFFEDAGISIKDAQIVQVDQALKFLRPIRAGDKLYCDVYVDSVRQAHGTDIIVTKNIITNDSGDIVQEAYTTLAGRSGDGEEGFSDGTA
- the hadB gene encoding (3R)-hydroxyacyl-ACP dehydratase subunit HadB → MALREFSSVSVGDTLPEKVIPLTRQDLVNYAGVSGDLNPIHWDDEIAKQVGLDTAIAHGMLTMGLGGGYVTSWVGDPAAVTEYNVRFTAVVPVPNDGVGAEIVFNGRVKSVDPEAKSVTIAISATTGGKKIFGRAIATAKLA
- the hadC gene encoding (3R)-hydroxyacyl-ACP dehydratase subunit HadC; translated protein: MALKADILGMVYKYPEVFVVGREQVKQFALAVKSPDPASLSEEAAAELGHDSLVAGPTFVSIVALLVQQDFFRNVDVGMETMQIIQVDQRFVYHRPIRAGDRLHAELEVKSVESRFGADIVVTRNVLTDDDGGLIMEAFTTLMGHEGDNSVSVRYDRETGQVLRAAAGD